The following are from one region of the Streptomyces decoyicus genome:
- the gcl gene encoding glyoxylate carboligase: MPRMTAARAAVEILKREGVTNAFGVPGAAINPFYAALKGAGGIDHTLARHVEGASHMAEGYTRTHPGNIGVCIGTSGPAGTDMITGLYSAIGDSIPILCITGQAPTAVIQKEDFQAVDIASIAKPVTKAATTVMEAAQVPGVFQQAFHLMRSGRPGPVLIDLPIDVQLTEIDFDPETYEPLPAFKPAATRAQVEKALTLLNESERPLIVAGGGIINADASELLVEFAELTGTPVVPTLMGWGIVADDHELNAGMVGLQTSHRYGNANFLESDFVLGIGNRWANRHTGKLDVYTQGRKFVHVDIEPTQIGKIFAPDYGIASDAKAALELFVEVAKELKAAGKLPDRGDWAAATQVRKAQLQRRTHFDDIPMKPQRVYEEMNKAFGPETRYVTTIGLSQIAGAQMLHVYKPRHWINCGQAGPLGWTIPAALGVATADPETPVVALSGDYDFQFMLEELAVGAQHKIPYVHVLVNNAYLGLIRQAQRNLDINFQVNLEFENINAPELGVYGVDHIKVAEGLGCKAIRVTDPSELGAAFEEAKKLAAEHRVPVVVEAILERITNISMSGSDIASVNEWEDIATEPGHAPTAIKPLKV; the protein is encoded by the coding sequence ATGCCTCGAATGACAGCCGCCCGCGCCGCGGTGGAGATCCTCAAGCGTGAGGGCGTGACCAACGCCTTCGGGGTGCCGGGTGCCGCGATCAACCCGTTCTACGCAGCCCTCAAGGGCGCGGGCGGGATCGACCACACGCTGGCCCGCCATGTCGAGGGCGCCTCGCACATGGCCGAGGGCTACACCCGGACCCACCCGGGGAACATCGGCGTCTGCATCGGCACCTCCGGTCCGGCCGGCACGGACATGATCACCGGCCTTTACTCCGCGATCGGTGACTCGATCCCGATCCTGTGCATCACCGGCCAGGCCCCGACCGCGGTGATCCAGAAGGAGGACTTCCAGGCCGTCGACATCGCCTCGATCGCCAAGCCGGTCACCAAGGCCGCCACCACGGTGATGGAGGCCGCGCAGGTCCCCGGCGTCTTCCAGCAGGCCTTCCACCTGATGCGTTCGGGACGCCCCGGCCCCGTCCTCATCGACCTGCCGATCGATGTCCAGCTGACCGAGATCGACTTCGACCCCGAGACGTACGAGCCGCTGCCGGCCTTCAAGCCGGCCGCGACCCGCGCCCAGGTCGAGAAGGCGCTCACGCTCCTCAACGAGTCGGAGCGCCCGTTGATCGTCGCCGGTGGCGGCATCATCAACGCCGACGCCTCCGAGCTGCTGGTCGAGTTCGCCGAGCTGACCGGCACCCCGGTCGTCCCCACCCTGATGGGCTGGGGGATCGTCGCCGACGACCACGAGCTCAACGCAGGAATGGTCGGCCTGCAGACCTCGCACCGCTACGGCAACGCGAACTTCCTGGAGTCCGATTTCGTCCTGGGCATCGGCAACCGCTGGGCCAACCGCCACACCGGCAAGCTGGACGTCTACACCCAGGGGCGCAAGTTCGTCCATGTCGACATCGAGCCGACCCAGATCGGCAAGATCTTCGCCCCGGACTACGGCATCGCCTCGGACGCCAAGGCCGCGCTGGAGCTGTTCGTCGAGGTGGCGAAGGAACTCAAGGCCGCAGGCAAGCTGCCCGACCGCGGTGACTGGGCCGCCGCCACCCAGGTGCGCAAGGCGCAACTGCAGCGCCGTACGCACTTCGACGACATCCCGATGAAGCCGCAGCGGGTCTACGAGGAGATGAACAAGGCCTTCGGCCCGGAGACCCGCTACGTCACCACCATCGGTCTCTCCCAGATCGCCGGCGCGCAGATGCTGCACGTCTACAAGCCGCGCCACTGGATCAACTGCGGCCAGGCCGGCCCGCTCGGCTGGACCATCCCGGCCGCGCTGGGGGTGGCCACCGCCGATCCCGAGACGCCGGTCGTCGCGCTCTCCGGCGACTACGACTTCCAGTTCATGCTCGAAGAGCTGGCGGTCGGCGCCCAGCACAAGATCCCGTATGTGCATGTCCTGGTGAACAACGCGTACTTGGGCCTGATCCGTCAGGCGCAGCGCAACCTCGACATCAACTTCCAGGTCAACCTGGAGTTCGAGAACATCAACGCACCGGAGCTGGGCGTCTACGGCGTGGACCACATCAAGGTCGCCGAGGGGCTCGGCTGCAAGGCCATCCGCGTCACGGACCCGAGCGAGCTGGGCGCCGCCTTCGAGGAGGCCAAGAAGCTGGCGGCCGAGCACCGCGTCCCGGTCGTCGTCGAGGCCATCCTCGAGCGGATCACCAACATCTCGATGAGTGGCTCCGATATCGCCAGTGTCAACGAGTGGGAGGACATCGCGACCGAGCCGGGTCACGCGCCCACCGCGATCAAGCCGCTCAAGGTCTGA
- a CDS encoding cytochrome P450 family protein — translation MNNPMDSAEFSRDPYPLLAALRSRGPVQQVRTGNGRTTWVVTGWAEARSALADARLSKDTARYFADRPGKRNLAPAVSRTMLATDPPHHGRLRKLAMKAFTPAAVARLEPRIRAIAEELADALAARGSADLVEEFAAPLPIAVISELLGVPEPDRAAVRRWSHDLFAAAAPDTVDRASHALSDYMTRLIAARRQDLGDDVLSGLIAARDEADRLSETELISLAVLLVVAGHETTTHLIGNGMLALLRDDALRSRLRADPGLLPAAVEEFLRHDAPITLATFRFATEPIELGGARIGAGEVVLVSPGAANRDPAQFSAPDEVRLDRHVRTAHPDRPERPGGHLSFGHGPHHCLGAPLARIEARIAFEVLLTRFPGIRPAVASWETLEWRRTRLMRGLASLPVLLGP, via the coding sequence GTGAACAACCCCATGGACTCAGCGGAGTTCTCCCGGGACCCGTACCCGCTGCTCGCCGCCCTGCGTTCGCGCGGCCCCGTGCAACAGGTGAGGACGGGCAACGGCCGTACGACATGGGTCGTGACCGGATGGGCGGAGGCCCGGTCCGCGCTGGCGGACGCGCGGCTGTCGAAGGACACCGCCCGCTACTTCGCCGACCGTCCGGGCAAGCGCAACCTGGCCCCCGCCGTCAGCCGGACCATGCTCGCCACCGATCCACCGCACCACGGCCGGCTGCGGAAGCTGGCGATGAAAGCATTCACTCCGGCGGCCGTCGCACGGCTGGAGCCCCGTATCCGTGCGATCGCGGAGGAGCTGGCCGACGCACTGGCCGCGCGCGGGTCGGCGGATCTGGTCGAGGAGTTCGCCGCGCCGCTGCCGATCGCGGTGATCAGCGAGCTGCTGGGGGTACCGGAGCCGGACCGTGCGGCGGTCCGGCGCTGGTCCCATGACCTGTTCGCCGCGGCGGCCCCGGACACCGTGGACCGCGCGTCGCACGCCCTCAGCGACTACATGACCCGGCTGATCGCGGCCCGGCGCCAGGACCTCGGGGACGACGTTCTCAGCGGTCTGATCGCCGCCCGCGACGAGGCGGACCGGCTGTCCGAGACCGAACTCATCTCCCTGGCCGTGCTGTTGGTGGTCGCGGGCCACGAGACGACGACCCACCTCATCGGCAACGGGATGCTGGCACTGCTCCGGGACGACGCGCTCCGCTCCCGCCTCCGTGCCGATCCCGGCCTGCTGCCCGCCGCGGTCGAGGAGTTTCTGCGTCACGACGCCCCGATCACCCTCGCGACCTTCCGTTTTGCCACCGAACCGATCGAACTCGGCGGCGCCCGGATCGGTGCGGGAGAGGTGGTTCTGGTGTCCCCCGGAGCCGCCAACCGTGATCCGGCGCAGTTCTCCGCGCCGGACGAGGTACGACTGGACCGTCACGTCCGTACGGCGCACCCGGACCGTCCCGAGCGCCCGGGTGGACATCTCTCGTTCGGACACGGTCCGCACCACTGCCTCGGTGCACCGTTGGCCCGTATCGAGGCCCGGATCGCCTTCGAGGTGCTGCTGACGCGTTTCCCCGGCATCCGTCCGGCGGTGGCCAGTTGGGAGACGCTTGAGTGGCGGCGCACGCGTTTGATGCGCGGTCTGGCAAGCCTTCCGGTGCTCCTCGGCCCGTGA
- a CDS encoding 2-hydroxy-3-oxopropionate reductase, with product MSNLPKIAWIGLGIMGSPMAENLIKAGYTVTGYTLEADKLERLAAAGGTTAASAAEAVTDADIIITMVPASPHVEAIAYGPDGILAHARRGALLIDMSSITPQTSIDLAKAAADKGIRVLDAPVSGGEAGAVEAVLSIMVGGDQADFDAARPILEALGKTIVLCGPHGAGQTVKAANQLIVAVNIQACAEAVVFLEKSGVDLTAALDVLNGGLAGSTVLTRKKDNFKNRDFQPGFRIDLHHKDMGIVTDAARTVGAALPVGTLVANLVASLRAQGDGGLDHSALLRGVERLSGHTTED from the coding sequence ATGAGCAATCTGCCCAAGATCGCGTGGATCGGTCTCGGCATCATGGGCTCCCCCATGGCCGAGAACCTGATCAAGGCCGGCTACACGGTGACCGGCTACACCCTCGAAGCCGACAAACTCGAGCGCCTGGCCGCAGCCGGCGGCACCACGGCCGCCTCGGCCGCCGAAGCCGTCACCGACGCCGACATCATCATCACCATGGTCCCCGCCTCCCCCCACGTCGAGGCCATCGCCTACGGACCCGACGGCATCCTGGCCCACGCCCGGCGCGGCGCCCTGCTGATCGACATGTCCTCGATCACCCCCCAGACCTCCATCGACTTGGCCAAGGCCGCCGCCGACAAGGGCATCCGCGTCCTGGACGCCCCCGTCTCCGGCGGCGAAGCCGGCGCCGTCGAAGCCGTCCTGTCCATCATGGTTGGCGGCGACCAAGCCGACTTCGACGCCGCCCGCCCGATCCTCGAAGCGCTCGGCAAGACCATCGTCCTGTGCGGACCCCACGGCGCCGGCCAGACCGTCAAGGCCGCCAACCAGCTCATCGTCGCCGTCAACATCCAAGCCTGCGCCGAAGCCGTCGTCTTCCTCGAAAAGTCCGGCGTCGACCTCACCGCCGCCCTCGACGTCCTGAACGGCGGCCTCGCCGGCTCCACCGTCCTCACCCGCAAAAAGGACAACTTCAAAAACCGCGACTTCCAGCCCGGCTTCCGCATCGACCTCCACCACAAGGACATGGGCATCGTCACCGACGCCGCCCGCACCGTCGGCGCCGCCCTCCCCGTCGGCACCCTCGTCGCCAACCTCGTCGCCTCCCTGCGCGCACAAGGCGACGGCGGCCTCGACCACTCCGCCCTCCTGCGCGGCGTCGAACGACTCTCCGGACACACCACCGAAGACTGA
- a CDS encoding acyl-CoA dehydrogenase family protein, with protein MAEFTMELNDEQKEVRDWVHGFAADVMRPAAAEWDEREETPWPVIQEAAKIGLYSLDFYAQQFFDPTGLGIPMAMEELFWGDAGIGLSIVGTGLAAVGVLANGTEEQIGTWVPQMYGDANDVKVAAFCSSEPDAGSDVAAMRTRAVYDEAKDEWVLNGTKTWATNGGIANVHVVVASVDPGLGSKGHASFIVPPNTPGLSQGQKFKKHGIRASHTAEVVLEDVRVPGHCLLGGKEKLDERLARAHEKAKSGGVGVPSLERSREGGRVKNAAMATFEASRPAVGAMAVGTARAAYEEALEYAKTRSQFGRPIIDNQGVAFQLADMRTQIDAARLLVWRASWMAVTGKPFTSAEGSMSKLFASEVAKKVTAQAVQILGGNGFTREYPVERMHRDAAIYTIFEGTSEIQRLVIARTLSGMPIR; from the coding sequence ATGGCCGAGTTCACCATGGAGCTCAACGACGAGCAGAAGGAAGTCCGTGACTGGGTTCACGGCTTCGCCGCGGACGTCATGCGCCCCGCCGCCGCCGAATGGGACGAGCGCGAGGAGACCCCCTGGCCCGTGATCCAGGAGGCCGCCAAGATCGGTCTGTACTCCCTGGACTTCTACGCCCAGCAGTTCTTCGACCCCACGGGCCTCGGCATCCCCATGGCCATGGAGGAACTCTTCTGGGGGGATGCCGGCATCGGTCTGTCGATCGTCGGCACCGGGCTCGCCGCCGTCGGGGTGCTCGCGAACGGGACCGAGGAGCAGATCGGCACCTGGGTCCCGCAGATGTACGGCGACGCCAACGATGTCAAGGTCGCCGCCTTCTGCTCCTCGGAACCGGACGCCGGCTCGGATGTCGCCGCGATGCGCACCCGCGCGGTCTACGACGAGGCCAAGGACGAGTGGGTGCTCAACGGCACCAAGACCTGGGCCACCAACGGCGGCATCGCCAACGTCCATGTCGTCGTCGCCTCCGTCGACCCCGGCCTCGGCTCGAAGGGGCACGCCTCCTTCATCGTCCCCCCGAACACCCCCGGCCTCTCCCAGGGACAGAAGTTCAAGAAGCACGGCATCCGCGCCTCGCACACCGCCGAGGTCGTCCTGGAAGACGTCCGGGTCCCCGGCCACTGTCTGCTCGGCGGCAAGGAGAAGCTCGATGAGCGCCTCGCCCGTGCCCACGAGAAGGCCAAGAGCGGTGGCGTGGGGGTCCCCTCGCTCGAGCGAAGCCGAGAGGGGGGGAGGGTGAAGAACGCCGCCATGGCCACCTTCGAGGCCTCCCGCCCGGCCGTCGGCGCGATGGCCGTCGGTACCGCCCGCGCGGCTTACGAAGAGGCCCTGGAGTACGCGAAAACCCGCTCCCAGTTCGGCCGTCCGATCATCGACAACCAGGGCGTGGCCTTCCAGCTCGCCGATATGCGCACCCAGATCGACGCCGCCCGCCTGCTGGTCTGGCGCGCCTCCTGGATGGCGGTGACCGGCAAGCCCTTCACCTCCGCCGAGGGCTCCATGTCGAAGCTCTTCGCCAGCGAGGTCGCCAAAAAGGTCACCGCTCAGGCCGTACAGATCCTCGGCGGAAATGGCTTCACCCGTGAATACCCGGTCGAGCGGATGCACCGCGACGCCGCCATCTACACCATTTTCGAGGGCACCAGCGAAATCCAGCGACTGGTGATCGCTCGTACGCTTTCGGGAATGCCGATCCGCTGA